Proteins from a genomic interval of Corythoichthys intestinalis isolate RoL2023-P3 chromosome 3, ASM3026506v1, whole genome shotgun sequence:
- the LOC130913528 gene encoding protein eva-1-like: MATASPRAWDMRRLARHTCLYSRNDNSGAFTGYLRCVKDAAIMLRMLALALFSALCFITHTTEGEVVYACHNDTAVMSCESGFKIRLDHILYKVGVGTRCGEGKRHPDDGEGVFCSFPWAEMVVEDLCGNRRSCDVPVTELVFGDYPCKENTRYLQVAYTCLAQAPPPPPAPAKVKADCDDNTA, encoded by the exons ATGGCGACGGCTAGCCCGCGTGCTTGGGACATGCGCCGGCTCGCCCGTCACACATGTTTATATAGCCGCAATGACAACAGCGGCGCCTTTACTGGATACCTGCGCTGCGTGAAAGACGCCGCCATCATGTTGAGGATGCTCGCCTTAGCTT TATTTTCAGCTCTTTGCTTCATCACTCACACAACTG AGGGTGAAGTGGTCTACGCCTGTCACAACGACACGGCTGTGATGTCATGTG aGTCGGGCTTTAAGATCCGCTTGGACCACATTCTGTACAAAGTTGGTGTGGGGACTCGCTGCGGAGAGGGCAAGCGTCACCCTGACGATGGCGAGGGTGTCTTCTGCTCCTTCCCATGGGCTGAGATGGTGGTGGAAGACCT CTGCGGGAACCGGCGGTCCTGCGATGTTCccgtcaccgagctggtgtttggCGATTACCCCTGCAAGGAGAACACGCGATACCTGCAGGTGGCCTACACCTGCCTTGCACAAGCGCCACCACCGCCACCTGCGCCTGCCAAAGTCAAAGCAGACT